A DNA window from Ananas comosus cultivar F153 unplaced genomic scaffold, ASM154086v1, whole genome shotgun sequence contains the following coding sequences:
- the LOC109704191 gene encoding uncharacterized protein LOC109704191 isoform X6 translates to MLQVMLCIVTTHILVRMKEMKIHLSKVLAQGFTLIMRHLNTHSRHPTSDPSHPTSTHKRPMQMPSSNTPLPKQFKPRGAQPSLHKSQPTSKHHGSRSNQMQLPGQNHLCVNRPSSSNELERIVNGHLVRPSIIPSRPHLMHRQGFAEDHNILYNHMHDNYNENHSVEDEIQEDHNVPNADSTRKSKNKRGPTRMLKIWATRDDKLLPQKFNEFDQPIGDDATKFTNFLGTVLKYDIEDDSMSWVIKALGKKWKDFKCELKKKHYDAHKTYEKRVADRDPRVIPDQWKHLVDFSNSEEGQARCLRNKVNRSKQVTLHTAGSKSFARIREEERKNKGILPTRAELFKITHIHKDGAPVNAECASKISDIDKITMDNPEKAKKALKEGDLFLEVFGKERHGHVRGLGLGPCPTDIWSSMPSRATSVRMAYEAKRKAEEETRGMQEKMAAMEQEQIELKAKLAKMEAKMDAWQRSPNDFHQSNSIETRVQNVANVNEDAANGLERDAWSSSSSSTHAIPTHRIHHKKMRMQHEISQNEGGKEVTLMSLGKPHRPVARGILFSRDPSTIVGEEKLGHHYWEVYIEVVIMPNESLIRSLQNLKTIGDVAQKSIAWPSYLVKEDGK, encoded by the exons ATGTTGCAAGTAATGCTGTGCATAGTGACCACTCATATTCTAGTGAGGATGAAGGAAATGAAAATACATTTATCTAAAGTATTGGCTCAAG GATTCACTTTAATCATGCGGCATTTAAATACTCACTCAAGGCATCCTACATCTGATCCCTCACATCCCACAAGCACACATAAACGCCCTATGCAAATGCCTTCATCAAATACTCCTTTGCCTAAGCAATTCAAACCACGAGGAGCCCAACCATCGCTTCACAAATCACAACCTACCTCCAAGCATCATGGCTCTCGATCGAATCAAATGCAATTACCAGGTCAAAATCACTTGTGTGTCAACCGTCCTTCGTCTAGCAATGAGCTAGAAAGGATAGTAAATGGACACTTGGTTCGACCATCTATTATACCATCAAGACCTCACCTGATGCATCGTCAAGGTTTTGCAGAAGatcataatatattatataaccaTATGCATgataattataatgaaaatcATTCTGTTGAAGATGAAATACAAGAGGATCATAATGTACCAAATGCAG ATTCTACTAGAAaatcaaagaacaaaagaggTCCTACTCGAATGCTGAAAATCTGGGCAACGCGAGATGATAAACTTCTACCACAAAAGTTCAATGAATTTGACCAACCAATTGGAGATGATGCTACAAAATTCACAAACTTCTTAGGCACGGTG TTAAAGTATGATATCGAAGATGATAGTATGTCTTGGGTTATAAAGGCCCTTGGAAAGAAATGGAAGGACTTCAAGTgtgaattgaaaaaaaagcaCTATGATGCCCATAAAACTTATGAGAAACGTGTAGCTGATCGTGATCCAAGGGTCATTCCTGATCAATGGAAGCATTTAGTTGATTTTTCGAATAGTGAGGAAGGACAG GCTCGTTGTTTAAGGAACAAGGTTAATCGTTCAAAGCAAGTTACGTTGCATACTGCTGGATCAAAAAGCTTCGCTCGTATTCGTGAAGAGGAG CGTAAAAATAAAGGAATTCTACCAACTAGAGCAGAACTTTTCAAAATCACCCATATTCACAAAGATGGAGCTCCAGTGAATGCTGAATGTGCGAGCAAAATT AGTGACATTGATAAGATAACAATGGATAATCCAGAGAAAGCAAAAAAGGCTCTTAAAGAAGgtgatttatttttagaagtttttggAAAAGAAAGGCATGGCCATGTTCGTGGCCTTGGCTTAGGCCCTTGTCCTACTGATATATGGAGTTCAATGCCTTCTCGTGCGACAAGTGTACGAATGGCATATGAAGCTAAGAGAAAAGCTGAAGAGGAAACACGAGGAATGCAAGAAAAAATGGCAGCTATGGAGCAGGAACAAATTGAACTAAAAGCAAAATTAGCTAAAATGGAAGCCAAGATGGATGCTTGGCAAAGGAGCCCAAATGATTTTCACCAATCTAATTCCATAGAGACTAGAGTACAG AATGTTGCCAATGTAAATGAAGATGCTGCCAATGGACTTGAAAGAGATGCATGGTCCTCGTCGTCATCATCCACTCATGCAATTCCAACTCATAGG ATACATCATAAGAAAATGAGGATGCAACATGAAATATCTCAAAATGAA GGAGGAAAAGAAGTGACATTAATGTCTCTCGGAAAACCACATCGTCCTGTGGCACGAGGAATTCTATTTAGTAGAGATCCATCTACTATAGTTGGAGAAGAAAAACTAGGCCATCACTATTGGGAGGTGTATATTGAGGTTGTCATAATGCCCAATGAGAGTCTGATTCGTAGTTTGCAAAACTTGAAGACAATTGGTGATGTTGCTCAAAAATCAATTGCTTGGCCCTCTTATCTT GTTAAAGAAGATGGAAAGTGA
- the LOC109704191 gene encoding uncharacterized protein LOC109704191 isoform X5: MLQVMLCIVTTHILVRMKEMKIHLSKVLAQGFTLIMRHLNTHSRHPTSDPSHPTSTHKRPMQMPSSNTPLPKQFKPRGAQPSLHKSQPTSKHHGSRSNQMQLPGQNHLCVNRPSSSNELERIVNGHLVRPSIIPSRPHLMHRQGFAEDHNILYNHMHDNYNENHSVEDEIQEDHNVPNAADSTRKSKNKRGPTRMLKIWATRDDKLLPQKFNEFDQPIGDDATKFTNFLGTVLKYDIEDDSMSWVIKALGKKWKDFKCELKKKHYDAHKTYEKRVADRDPRVIPDQWKHLVDFSNSEEGQARCLRNKVNRSKQVTLHTAGSKSFARIREEERKNKGILPTRAELFKITHIHKDGAPVNAECASKISDIDKITMDNPEKAKKALKEGDLFLEVFGKERHGHVRGLGLGPCPTDIWSSMPSRATSVRMAYEAKRKAEEETRGMQEKMAAMEQEQIELKAKLAKMEAKMDAWQRSPNDFHQSNSIETRVQNVANVNEDAANGLERDAWSSSSSSTHAIPTHRIHHKKMRMQHEISQNEGGKEVTLMSLGKPHRPVARGILFSRDPSTIVGEEKLGHHYWEVYIEVVIMPNESLIRSLQNLKTIGDVAQKSIAWPSYLVKEDGK, translated from the exons ATGTTGCAAGTAATGCTGTGCATAGTGACCACTCATATTCTAGTGAGGATGAAGGAAATGAAAATACATTTATCTAAAGTATTGGCTCAAG GATTCACTTTAATCATGCGGCATTTAAATACTCACTCAAGGCATCCTACATCTGATCCCTCACATCCCACAAGCACACATAAACGCCCTATGCAAATGCCTTCATCAAATACTCCTTTGCCTAAGCAATTCAAACCACGAGGAGCCCAACCATCGCTTCACAAATCACAACCTACCTCCAAGCATCATGGCTCTCGATCGAATCAAATGCAATTACCAGGTCAAAATCACTTGTGTGTCAACCGTCCTTCGTCTAGCAATGAGCTAGAAAGGATAGTAAATGGACACTTGGTTCGACCATCTATTATACCATCAAGACCTCACCTGATGCATCGTCAAGGTTTTGCAGAAGatcataatatattatataaccaTATGCATgataattataatgaaaatcATTCTGTTGAAGATGAAATACAAGAGGATCATAATGTACCAAATGCAG CAGATTCTACTAGAAaatcaaagaacaaaagaggTCCTACTCGAATGCTGAAAATCTGGGCAACGCGAGATGATAAACTTCTACCACAAAAGTTCAATGAATTTGACCAACCAATTGGAGATGATGCTACAAAATTCACAAACTTCTTAGGCACGGTG TTAAAGTATGATATCGAAGATGATAGTATGTCTTGGGTTATAAAGGCCCTTGGAAAGAAATGGAAGGACTTCAAGTgtgaattgaaaaaaaagcaCTATGATGCCCATAAAACTTATGAGAAACGTGTAGCTGATCGTGATCCAAGGGTCATTCCTGATCAATGGAAGCATTTAGTTGATTTTTCGAATAGTGAGGAAGGACAG GCTCGTTGTTTAAGGAACAAGGTTAATCGTTCAAAGCAAGTTACGTTGCATACTGCTGGATCAAAAAGCTTCGCTCGTATTCGTGAAGAGGAG CGTAAAAATAAAGGAATTCTACCAACTAGAGCAGAACTTTTCAAAATCACCCATATTCACAAAGATGGAGCTCCAGTGAATGCTGAATGTGCGAGCAAAATT AGTGACATTGATAAGATAACAATGGATAATCCAGAGAAAGCAAAAAAGGCTCTTAAAGAAGgtgatttatttttagaagtttttggAAAAGAAAGGCATGGCCATGTTCGTGGCCTTGGCTTAGGCCCTTGTCCTACTGATATATGGAGTTCAATGCCTTCTCGTGCGACAAGTGTACGAATGGCATATGAAGCTAAGAGAAAAGCTGAAGAGGAAACACGAGGAATGCAAGAAAAAATGGCAGCTATGGAGCAGGAACAAATTGAACTAAAAGCAAAATTAGCTAAAATGGAAGCCAAGATGGATGCTTGGCAAAGGAGCCCAAATGATTTTCACCAATCTAATTCCATAGAGACTAGAGTACAG AATGTTGCCAATGTAAATGAAGATGCTGCCAATGGACTTGAAAGAGATGCATGGTCCTCGTCGTCATCATCCACTCATGCAATTCCAACTCATAGG ATACATCATAAGAAAATGAGGATGCAACATGAAATATCTCAAAATGAA GGAGGAAAAGAAGTGACATTAATGTCTCTCGGAAAACCACATCGTCCTGTGGCACGAGGAATTCTATTTAGTAGAGATCCATCTACTATAGTTGGAGAAGAAAAACTAGGCCATCACTATTGGGAGGTGTATATTGAGGTTGTCATAATGCCCAATGAGAGTCTGATTCGTAGTTTGCAAAACTTGAAGACAATTGGTGATGTTGCTCAAAAATCAATTGCTTGGCCCTCTTATCTT GTTAAAGAAGATGGAAAGTGA
- the LOC109704191 gene encoding uncharacterized protein LOC109704191 isoform X8, producing MRHLNTHSRHPTSDPSHPTSTHKRPMQMPSSNTPLPKQFKPRGAQPSLHKSQPTSKHHGSRSNQMQLPGQNHLCVNRPSSSNELERIVNGHLVRPSIIPSRPHLMHRQGFAEDHNILYNHMHDNYNENHSVEDEIQEDHNVPNAADSTRKSKNKRGPTRMLKIWATRDDKLLPQKFNEFDQPIGDDATKFTNFLGTVLKYDIEDDSMSWVIKALGKKWKDFKCELKKKHYDAHKTYEKRVADRDPRVIPDQWKHLVDFSNSEEGQARCLRNKVNRSKQVTLHTAGSKSFARIREEERKNKGILPTRAELFKITHIHKDGAPVNAECASKISDIDKITMDNPEKAKKALKEGDLFLEVFGKERHGHVRGLGLGPCPTDIWSSMPSRATSVRMAYEAKRKAEEETRGMQEKMAAMEQEQIELKAKLAKMEAKMDAWQRSPNDFHQSNSIETRVQNVANVNEDAANGLERDAWSSSSSSTHAIPTHRIHHKKMRMQHEISQNEGGKEVTLMSLGKPHRPVARGILFSRDPSTIVGEEKLGHHYWEVYIEVVIMPNESLIRSLQNLKTIGDVAQKSIAWPSYLVKEDGK from the exons ATGCGGCATTTAAATACTCACTCAAGGCATCCTACATCTGATCCCTCACATCCCACAAGCACACATAAACGCCCTATGCAAATGCCTTCATCAAATACTCCTTTGCCTAAGCAATTCAAACCACGAGGAGCCCAACCATCGCTTCACAAATCACAACCTACCTCCAAGCATCATGGCTCTCGATCGAATCAAATGCAATTACCAGGTCAAAATCACTTGTGTGTCAACCGTCCTTCGTCTAGCAATGAGCTAGAAAGGATAGTAAATGGACACTTGGTTCGACCATCTATTATACCATCAAGACCTCACCTGATGCATCGTCAAGGTTTTGCAGAAGatcataatatattatataaccaTATGCATgataattataatgaaaatcATTCTGTTGAAGATGAAATACAAGAGGATCATAATGTACCAAATGCAG CAGATTCTACTAGAAaatcaaagaacaaaagaggTCCTACTCGAATGCTGAAAATCTGGGCAACGCGAGATGATAAACTTCTACCACAAAAGTTCAATGAATTTGACCAACCAATTGGAGATGATGCTACAAAATTCACAAACTTCTTAGGCACGGTG TTAAAGTATGATATCGAAGATGATAGTATGTCTTGGGTTATAAAGGCCCTTGGAAAGAAATGGAAGGACTTCAAGTgtgaattgaaaaaaaagcaCTATGATGCCCATAAAACTTATGAGAAACGTGTAGCTGATCGTGATCCAAGGGTCATTCCTGATCAATGGAAGCATTTAGTTGATTTTTCGAATAGTGAGGAAGGACAG GCTCGTTGTTTAAGGAACAAGGTTAATCGTTCAAAGCAAGTTACGTTGCATACTGCTGGATCAAAAAGCTTCGCTCGTATTCGTGAAGAGGAG CGTAAAAATAAAGGAATTCTACCAACTAGAGCAGAACTTTTCAAAATCACCCATATTCACAAAGATGGAGCTCCAGTGAATGCTGAATGTGCGAGCAAAATT AGTGACATTGATAAGATAACAATGGATAATCCAGAGAAAGCAAAAAAGGCTCTTAAAGAAGgtgatttatttttagaagtttttggAAAAGAAAGGCATGGCCATGTTCGTGGCCTTGGCTTAGGCCCTTGTCCTACTGATATATGGAGTTCAATGCCTTCTCGTGCGACAAGTGTACGAATGGCATATGAAGCTAAGAGAAAAGCTGAAGAGGAAACACGAGGAATGCAAGAAAAAATGGCAGCTATGGAGCAGGAACAAATTGAACTAAAAGCAAAATTAGCTAAAATGGAAGCCAAGATGGATGCTTGGCAAAGGAGCCCAAATGATTTTCACCAATCTAATTCCATAGAGACTAGAGTACAG AATGTTGCCAATGTAAATGAAGATGCTGCCAATGGACTTGAAAGAGATGCATGGTCCTCGTCGTCATCATCCACTCATGCAATTCCAACTCATAGG ATACATCATAAGAAAATGAGGATGCAACATGAAATATCTCAAAATGAA GGAGGAAAAGAAGTGACATTAATGTCTCTCGGAAAACCACATCGTCCTGTGGCACGAGGAATTCTATTTAGTAGAGATCCATCTACTATAGTTGGAGAAGAAAAACTAGGCCATCACTATTGGGAGGTGTATATTGAGGTTGTCATAATGCCCAATGAGAGTCTGATTCGTAGTTTGCAAAACTTGAAGACAATTGGTGATGTTGCTCAAAAATCAATTGCTTGGCCCTCTTATCTT GTTAAAGAAGATGGAAAGTGA